The proteins below come from a single Candidatus Omnitrophota bacterium genomic window:
- a CDS encoding aminotransferase class I/II-fold pyridoxal phosphate-dependent enzyme: MPSINEKILDIPIFYTKELTEGIKDDATAVNLARGDSEFQTPRPVIDYLCRILPDAGEGLDGFNTLPGKWTHYEKEKGSRRLREAIARKYRRESDLKVDPDSILITQGGMNAIFTSFIAVTNPGDEILIPDPCYIAYDPISNHLLSGRTGKRIRPKEENGFILTVEELERARTKKTKALILTSPLNPAGTLYGRDPLKYIMEWGAENDIFIIHDENHEKEIYDGNRHYPIRLYDTGGEHSILLNSFSRIGMGGWRLGWMVAPKKVLKAATLAHSFINMTCNTFVQEAGAYTLDNYEKLGFDDIFRKYQEKRDLLVPALNSIPGFRCAVPKSTCYAFPNIRKFYDSHRDAILSSVEEALKRKIKECPEKKVSCDRDLKLSRESVSFAMHKYLLFKARVGVIPGIAYGPASDDHIRFSFSVKRPALEEGIRRLHECCRSAV, from the coding sequence ACATACCCATCTTTTACACCAAAGAGCTGACGGAAGGCATAAAGGATGATGCGACTGCGGTGAACCTGGCCAGGGGCGATTCCGAGTTCCAGACGCCGAGGCCTGTCATAGATTACCTCTGCAGGATATTGCCCGACGCCGGAGAGGGGCTGGACGGATTTAACACGCTCCCCGGCAAATGGACGCATTACGAGAAGGAGAAGGGTTCGCGCCGCCTCAGGGAGGCGATCGCAAGGAAATACCGGAGGGAGAGCGACCTCAAGGTGGACCCCGACTCCATCCTGATCACCCAGGGAGGGATGAACGCAATATTCACCTCCTTTATCGCGGTGACCAACCCGGGCGATGAGATCCTGATACCGGACCCATGCTATATAGCTTACGACCCCATATCGAACCATCTCCTTTCGGGGAGGACAGGCAAAAGGATACGGCCAAAGGAAGAGAACGGCTTCATCCTGACCGTAGAAGAGCTGGAGAGGGCCAGGACCAAGAAGACAAAGGCGCTGATACTGACATCCCCCTTGAACCCGGCCGGCACTTTATATGGCCGCGATCCGCTTAAATATATAATGGAGTGGGGAGCTGAGAACGATATCTTCATAATCCACGACGAGAACCACGAAAAGGAGATATATGACGGCAACAGACACTATCCGATAAGGTTATATGATACAGGAGGAGAGCATTCGATACTCTTAAACAGCTTTTCGCGTATAGGGATGGGGGGATGGCGCCTCGGATGGATGGTAGCCCCGAAAAAGGTGCTGAAGGCGGCTACGCTGGCGCACTCTTTTATCAATATGACGTGCAATACATTCGTGCAGGAGGCAGGCGCTTATACACTCGATAATTACGAGAAGTTAGGTTTCGACGATATATTCAGGAAGTATCAGGAGAAGAGGGACCTCCTGGTCCCCGCCCTGAACTCTATCCCCGGTTTCAGGTGCGCCGTGCCGAAGAGCACCTGCTATGCCTTTCCGAATATAAGGAAATTTTACGACTCGCACAGGGATGCCATCCTGTCATCGGTGGAGGAGGCGCTGAAGAGGAAGATCAAAGAGTGCCCGGAAAAGAAGGTATCCTGTGATAGAGACCTGAAATTGTCGCGCGAAAGCGTATCTTTCGCGATGCATAAGTATCTGTTATTCAAGGCGCGCGTCGGTGTGATCCCGGGCATCGCTTATGGGCCCGCGAGCGACGACCATATAAGGTTCTCTTTTTCGGTCAAGAGACCGGCCCTTGAGGAGGGGATAAGACGACTTCATGAATGCTGCCGTTCCGCCGTATGA